One window of the Montipora foliosa isolate CH-2021 chromosome 4, ASM3666993v2, whole genome shotgun sequence genome contains the following:
- the LOC137999105 gene encoding adenosine receptor A2a-like, which produces MFAVTWQRVTWCVLYSCLSLLIIIGNSLSIAVFLKSSRLQRMRTSILLINLAFADLLVGAVTVPMYMVFLWPLCTLAKNPRFKSSYMAIDLLAGFASLFSLSFVGLERMFSVFWPHRHRVTGKQPYFAAVVTCWLLSSVQVLLRILSEHKIVDFEVYFYTIMFSLSSVLVVMLAAYIAVWYKMRARQNELHGRHRRYSRISAEHEQKLVLTLSIVTGGFFITWLPFHFLNIAVFFCVPCRQKLELNLVLAIKLLQYSNSFMNLIIYSFRFPEFRRTLCRICGRHLRIVPSQSNVIGHQSSLKTNNQSPLEIESVGKDFLANLCEVANKDLNFNKNSTKQ; this is translated from the coding sequence ATGTTTGCTGTGACCTGGCAGCGAGTCACGTGGTGTGTTCTATATAGCTGTCTATCTTTGCTCATCATCATTGGTAATTCTCTTTCCATCGCCGTGTTCCTCAAAAGTTCAAGACTTCAGCGCATGCGCACAAGTATACTCCTTATTAACTTGGCCTTCGCAGACCTGCTTGTGGGCGCGGTTACTGTTCCAATGTACATGGTCTTCCTGTGGCCTTTGTGTACGTTGGCTAAAAACCCGAGATTTAAATCCAGTTATATGGCTATTGACCTCCTGGCTGGTTTTGCGTCACTCTTTAGCCTGTCGTTCGTTGGCCTGGAGCGAATGTTTTCAGTATTTTGGCCTCACAGACACCGTGTCACTGGAAAACAGCCTTACTTTGCAGCCGTTGTTACCTGCTGGCTTCTATCTTCAGTGCAGGTTTTACTGCGAATTTTAAGCGAACATAAAATCGTCGACTTTGAGGTCTATTTCTACACTATCATGTTCTCGCTGTCGTCAGTCCTCGTTGTGATGCTTGCTGCGTACATCGCTGTCTGGTACAAAATGCGGGCTCGTCAAAACGAGCTTCATGGTCGACACCGAAGATACAGTCGTATATCAGCTGAACATGAACAAAAACTTGTTCTAACTCTTTCAATTGTGACCGGTGGGTTTTTCATTACTTGGCTTCCCTTTCACTTCCTCAACATCGCGGTGTTCTTTTGCGTTCCGTGTAGACAAAAATTGGAGCTTAATTTGGTACTCGCTATCAAACTTCTCCAGTATAGTAATTCCTTCATGAATTTGATTATATACAGCTTTAGGTTCCCTGAGTTTCGACGGACTTTGTGTCGAATCTGTGGAAGACATCTGCGCATTGTTCCAAGTCAATCAAACGTCATTGGTCATCAGAGTTCGctgaaaacaaacaaccaaagcCCCCTAGAAATAGAAAGTGTCGGTAAGGATTTCCTGGCGAACCTCTGTGAGGTAGCTAATAAGGACCTGAACTTCAACAAGAACTCCACCAAACAATGA
- the LOC137999106 gene encoding uncharacterized protein: MGDDSPLEYIRSITKRVQRIDARLEDHVTQMCNLVLELPTAAYRNEATRNNLKDIYWSLKLHLLFHLGEEAATEHPELKSLGNHLHLTEEELALLPNETHAHDPGSIFLQIVSDLEESPKAPIGSPVHADKVCTRAIKDFNTYLPGSRNLFKPKVLAKVSRDGIWRVGSSVAVSNFLRPIYLHNTIFAFKENLLKAMILAGNDGVRDAQGSKWEAVAFAVNGARPPCDNCRNIFGRLEGFISSGSTFLGACAEYCPVNSLLPDDPVTLPEQVMILSKEQNHREQCTQLFQSYRDIADICKEAYRRYDASRQTEHLQADYKNILPILRIFGFDPHCRL, encoded by the exons ATGGGGGACGATTCCCCGTTAGAATACATACGATCAATTACAAAGAGAGTGCAACGCATAGATGCAAGGCTGGAGGACCATGTTACACAAATGTGTAACCTTGTGCTCGAATTACCCACAGCTGCATATCGGAATGAAGCAACAAGAAATAACTTGAAAGATATTTACTGGAGCTTAAAACTTCATCTTCTCTTTCACCTTGGAGAAGAGGCTGCAACAGAGCACCCAGAGCTCAAGAGTTTGGGTAACCATCTTCATTTAACAGAGGAGGAATTAGCGCTTCTCCCGAATGAAACTCATGCTCATGATCCCGGAAGCATATTCTTGCAAATC GTTAGTGATCTAGAGGAAAGCCCAAAGGCTCCCATAGGAAGCCCGGTCCATGCGGACAAGGTGTGTACAAGAGCAATAAAAGACTTCAATACTTATCTTCCCGGCTCAAGAAACCTGTTCAAGCCCAAAGTCCTGGCAAAAGTGTCACGTGATGGCATATGGCGCGTAGGATCATCAGTGGCAGTCAGTAATTTTTTAAGGCCTATTTACTTGCACAATACGATTTTtgcttttaaagaaaatctatTGAAAGCAATGATATTAGCGGGTAACGATGGCGTAAGGGATGCACAGGGTTCAAAGTGGGAAGCTGTGGCGTTTGCCGTGAACGGGGCAAGACCACCTTGCGACAACTGCCGAAACATCTTCGGGAGATTGGAGGGTTTTATTTCCAGTGGTTCCACATTCTTGGGCGCATGCGCAGAGTACTGCCCCGTAAACAGTCTTCTGCCTGATGATCCAGTCACCTTGCCGGAACAAGTCATGATACTCAGCAAAGAGCAGAATCATAGAGAGCAATGTACACAACTTTTTCAAAGCTACAGAGATATTGCTGACATCTGCAAAGAAGCCTATAGGAGATATGATGCTTCCAGGCAAACCGAACATTTACAAGCTGATTACAAAAACATCCTACCTATCTTGCGCATATTTGGTTTTGACCCACATTGCCGATTGTGA